A segment of the Pseudalkalibacillus hwajinpoensis genome:
ACGTAGGTGTTCCTCAAGACTATCAGGAAGAAACTCTCTACCAGGATCTTGCTAAGTGTCAAAAGATTAAGCTCACAGATATTAAATTAAATTCAATAGATTTTTTCTTAATAGAATTACGAGACTTTTTTCAGATTTTACCGATTAAAAAGTCTTGCAACTGCAAAATTATAGTCCTATTTAATAAAGGTGAAGAGAAATGGGTAACGGATGTAATTAATAGCGGTGCAGCAGCTTATGTAAAAAAGAATACTTCGCAAATTTATAAAGCTTTAAAGATGATATCAAAGTACAAAATATATATAGATGAGATTGCTATGAAATATTTTATAAATGACTATCGATTTATTAAAGATGCTGATATTCCAGAACCGACAACTATTACCATAAAAGAAAAAGAGGTATTACAAAGCTTAGTTGATGGATATAGTACCTATTTAGAACTATCTAAAGTACTTAAAATTAGTGAAAAGACTGTAAGCAATCACATCCATAACATTCTCCAGAAGTTAAATGTAGAGAGCCGTACTGAAGCTATAGTAAGGGCTTTAAAACAAGGTTGGATAAACATAACCAAGTAGAAAAGCAGCTCAAAAGGGAAACCTTATGTGCTGCTTATTTATCTCTAAAGCTAAGCTATTTAAGAAGCGCCACTGATTTCGCCAGTGATTACACTTACTAGCTTTGATCTATATCTTCAAGTTTTTTGGTGCACCTGGTTTACTGGAATTTTCAAACCTAGATTTTCTCTTAAAGTCATTCCCTGATAATCAACTCTAAATAATTCTTTTCGTTGGAGAATAGGAATTACTTGTTCAACAAAAATGTTTAAATCCTCAGGAAGTGTTACAGGCATGACGTTAAAAGCATCCGCTCCTTTTTCTTTAAACCAGACTTCCATGTGATCTGCCAAAGCTTCGGGTGTTCCCACAAAATAGTTATGACCATTTCTACTTGCTACGTACTGACCTAATTCACCTAAAGTGAAGTTGTATTCATCACTAATTGTCAATAAGTACTCATACTTGATCTCTAACTCCCAATTAAAACTAAAGTCTATATTTTTCGGCAATGGTTTTTCAAAACTATAATTGTTTAAATTAAACTCATTTAGATACCTCGAGAGAGTCTTTTTGCCCGTAGATAATGGAATTAATCGAAGAAGTAAATCATATTTAGCCCTCGCTTCTTCATCGGTATCTCCTAACAAAGGCGTGATGCCTGGCATGACAATAATATCCTCTTTACTTCTACCAAATACTTTAGCCTGCTCTTTAATACTTTTATAAAAAATTTTAGCATCCTCTAAAGAAACTTGATTCGTAAAAACTACTTCTGCATACTTTGCTGCTAAACGTTGACCTCTAGGTGAAGATCCTGCTTGGATTAACACTGGGTGCCCTTGCTTACTCATTGGTAAGCTTAATGGACCCTTAACAGAGAAAAATTCACCTTCGTGTTCTATTGAATGAAGTTTATTATCGTTAAAAAACTCTCCGGTTTTTACATTTCTTGTTAGAGCATCCTCTTCCCAAGAATTCCACAAACCTTTAACGATATGAACAAACTCATCTGCTCGTTCATATCTTTTTTCATGTTTCATATGTTCTGCATTACCAAAATTACTAGCTGATTCTGGATCTGCAGTTGTTACAATATTCCATGCAGCCCTACCATTTGATAAATGATCTAAAGAGCTTAATTGTCTTGCGGAATTATAAGGTTCGCTATATGTAGTTGACATAGTGCCCGCTAAGCCAATATTGGTAGTAGAATCTGAAAGGTTAGAAAGCAGAGTAATAGGTTCAAAATCGACTAAAATGTTTGGGTGAGATTCTTTGTTTATTGATAACCCATCGGCAAAAAACACAAAATCAAACTTTCCTTTCTCCGCTTTTCTTGTTAAGTCTTTAATAAAATCTAAATTTAACGCTCCGTCTGATGGACTCGTTGGATACCGCCAAGAGGAAATATGATGTCCTGTACCTGCGATGAATAAAGATAATTTCATTTCTCTTTTCTTATTAAACATATTAAACTCCTCCTCTGTTCATAATTACTAATTCTACTAAACATTATACATAAAGTGAAATTATGTTTAGTTTATTAAACTACATTTTTCTCTAAAATATGCACGGTTTATTTTTAAAAAAATTCAAATAAATTGATTTTTCGAGTATTTAAGAGGAAATAACCGGAAATTAAAGGAAAAAAGATAATTGTCGAGTTATTTAACATTATACAACATTTTACTAAAATTACAGCAAGTATTAATATAGTTATTGAGATCAAGCAAAGGAGGCGATATTATGTTGAAAGAACTAGCTAAAGCTATTAAGGAAAACAACGCACCAGCTTCAGTTCAAGGTTATGCTAACGATTATTACACTCGTCAAAGCATGTGTGACCGTCAAGTAGAATGACACAAGTTCTGCTGATTAATTTGAAACACCTTGTTCACCAAAAATCGTTTTTCTATGCTTCATTCTCCAACTATCTTCATTTAAATGAATAATTTCTACTCGATGTAAGATTCGATCCAAGATAGCTGTCGTAATCGCTTGGTCGCCCAATAGTTCTCCCCACTCTTTTGGCCCTTTATTTGACGTTAATATGATCGCTGTTTGATTGTATAGGTTA
Coding sequences within it:
- a CDS encoding response regulator transcription factor, with protein sequence MNTSKINVGVPQDYQEETLYQDLAKCQKIKLTDIKLNSIDFFLIELRDFFQILPIKKSCNCKIIVLFNKGEEKWVTDVINSGAAAYVKKNTSQIYKALKMISKYKIYIDEIAMKYFINDYRFIKDADIPEPTTITIKEKEVLQSLVDGYSTYLELSKVLKISEKTVSNHIHNILQKLNVESRTEAIVRALKQGWINITK
- a CDS encoding LLM class flavin-dependent oxidoreductase — translated: MFNKKREMKLSLFIAGTGHHISSWRYPTSPSDGALNLDFIKDLTRKAEKGKFDFVFFADGLSINKESHPNILVDFEPITLLSNLSDSTTNIGLAGTMSTTYSEPYNSARQLSSLDHLSNGRAAWNIVTTADPESASNFGNAEHMKHEKRYERADEFVHIVKGLWNSWEEDALTRNVKTGEFFNDNKLHSIEHEGEFFSVKGPLSLPMSKQGHPVLIQAGSSPRGQRLAAKYAEVVFTNQVSLEDAKIFYKSIKEQAKVFGRSKEDIIVMPGITPLLGDTDEEARAKYDLLLRLIPLSTGKKTLSRYLNEFNLNNYSFEKPLPKNIDFSFNWELEIKYEYLLTISDEYNFTLGELGQYVASRNGHNYFVGTPEALADHMEVWFKEKGADAFNVMPVTLPEDLNIFVEQVIPILQRKELFRVDYQGMTLRENLGLKIPVNQVHQKT